In Triticum aestivum cultivar Chinese Spring chromosome 5B, IWGSC CS RefSeq v2.1, whole genome shotgun sequence, the following proteins share a genomic window:
- the LOC123111017 gene encoding uncharacterized protein: MPMRILLSARPSRVRWFLAMLLLVVAVGSLLLEAGALESSEISSMSPLVCRNPLRLLSPTAVTMVVVKSTGTGMKTVLATGSRANHRWCLSFGAPGGQPACSAAAPPNPLAEGRPNLFLLALKLYGRQCYSRSMFMACCGEELVGPSGDVPGAGEFGVDREWLGPDCVPLQIFGVLSAYFRDCFVIFSLLCVLLFWLVLRYCNIK, encoded by the coding sequence ATGCCGATGAGGATTTTGCTGTCGGCGCGCCCGAGCCGCGTTCGGTGGTTCCTGGCGATGCTCTTGTTGGTGGTGGCGGTTGGCTCGCTGCTGCTGGAAGCAGGCGCGCTGGAATCCTCGGAAATAAGCTCGATGTCTCCCCTGGTATGCAGGAATCCCCTTCGCTTGCTCTCGCCGACGGCAGTCACCATGGTGGTGGTCAAGTCGACAGGGACTGGTATGAAGACTGTTCTTGCGACCGGTTCCAGAGCAAATCATCGATGGTGCTTGAGCTTTGGCGCTCCCGGCGGACAGCCGgcttgcagcgccgccgcgccaccgaatCCTCTGGCCGAAGGGCGGCCAAACCTCTTCCTCCTAGCCTTGAAGCTATATGGGAGGCAGTGCTACTCTAGATCGATGTTCATGGCTTGCTGCGGTGAAGAACTCGTCGGACCAAGTGGTGATGTCCCCGGAGCCGGCGAGTTTGGAGTCGATCGGGAGTGGCTTGGACCTGATTGCGTTCCTCTTCAGATCTTTGGGGTCCTTTCTGCATATTTCAGGGACTGCTTTGTAATTTTCAGTTTGTTGTGTGTCCTGTTGTTCTGGCTTGTACTACGGTATTGTAATATCAAATAA
- the LOC123111016 gene encoding leucine-rich repeat receptor-like tyrosine-protein kinase PXC3: MGDRKRYCSCSSTHGFSRPLPLFSFFTFLCLHVSAAAGNPRLPLNSTQESIMRDLWRYVGSAGWNTTVSNPCLWRGIGCSPSNSSSFSVVTEVDLSGCSISNPTLFASLCSLDTLQSLDLSKNYFADLTDHFSRCPMTAGLRVLNFSSNRLVGRLSDLSDFSRLEVLDLSFNSFTGTVTTQLSVMPRLRSLNLSSNHLVGAVPLRMASSMEELVLSRNSFNDSIPSSLFSYSNLTLLDLSQNSLTGDVVDGFRKLPKLRTLILSGNNLTGTIPASLSNVATLTRFAANQNNFTGSIPSGITKHVKMLDLSYNGLSGEIPSDLLASVGLETVDLSSNYLQGPIPRNLSSNLYRLRLGGNKLNGTIPDTIDDALALAYLELDNNHLMGNISSELGRCRNLSLLNLASNNLQGQVPDAISNLDKLVVLKLQMNNLRGPIPSTFSDLTNLSTLNLSLNSFTGEIPMGIFNLPKLSNLNFQGNKISGAIPVSVSSLPSLIELNLANNSLTGTIPKMPTSLSAVLNLSHNHLSGSIPSNIGVLKDLEILDLSYNNLSGPVPSSLEGLQSLTHLVLSHNHLSGSLPAFRSSVTVDSSGNPELTDDRENSNDAPTSGKTRTHSVVIIVAIVSPLVGLCLLAAIIMLALSKRIYRVEDEGPSTEVGVCQVIDGHFITMSSVHTSGIDFTYAMKAVSNPNNIFLKTRFCTYYKAMMPNGSIYSVKKLDWSDKIFQVGSQEKFGHELEVLGKLSNSSVMVPLAYVLTEDNAYLLYEHVYKGTVFDLLHDGRSHVLDWTSRYSIALGVAEGLTFLHGRTQPVLLLDLSTRTIHLKSTNEPQIGDIELYKIIDPSKSSGSLSTIAGTVGYIPPEYAYTMRLTMAGNVYSFGVILLELLTGKPSVSDGMELAKWALSLSARPEQREQVLDTRVSRTSLGVHSQMLSVLNVALSCVTFSPDARPKMRNVLRLLANAK; the protein is encoded by the exons ATGGGGGACAGGAAGAGGTACTGTTCCTGCTCCTCTACCCACGGCTTCTCGAGGCCGCTACCGCTCTTCTCCTTCTTCACCTTCTTGTGCCTCCATGTGTCCGCCGCCGCCGGCAACCCGCGCCTTCCTCTAAACAGCACGCAGGAATCCATCATGAGGGATCTCTGGCGCTATGTGGGCTCAGCCGGGTGGAACACAACCGTCTCCAATCCATGCCTATGGAGAGGAATCGGCTGCTCCCCTTCTAACTCTAGTTCCTTCTCGGTGGTTACTGAAGTCGATTTATCTGGCTGCTCCATATCCAACCCCACGCTCTTTGCCTCCTTATGCTCTCTCGACACCTTACAGTCCCTCGATCTCTCCAAGAATTACTTCGCCGATTTGACGGACCATTTCTCTCGTTGCCCCATGACTGCCGGGTTGCGGGTGCTGAATTTCAGCAGCAACCGTCTGGTCGGGCGACTAAGCGATCTCTCGGATTTCTCTCGACTTGAGGTTCTTGATCTCTCCTTCAATTCCTTCACTGGAACTGTGACCACCCAATTGAGTGTTATGCCTAGGTTGAGGAGCCTGAACCTCAGCTCCAATCATTTGGTTGGTGCTGTCCCTCTAAGAATGGCTAGCTCTATGGAGGAGTTAGTGTTGTCTCGTAATAGTTTCAATGATTCAATTCCAAGCAGCCTGTTCAGTTATTCAAACCTCACCCTGTTGGATCTTAGTCAGAACAGTCTCACTGGTGATGTCGTTGATGGGTTCCGGAAGCTGCCCAAGCTCAGGACCTTAATCCTTTCTGGTAATAACCTGACTGGAACAATACCGGCGAGCTTGTCGAATGTCGCGACGCTCACTCGGTTTGCGGCTAATCAGAACAATTTTACTGGTTCTATCCCCAGCGGTATTACAAAGCATGTGAAGATGTTGGATTTGAGTTACAATGGTCTGAGTGGGGAGATACCCTCTGATCTCCTCGCTTCTGTAGGATTGGAGACTGTTGATCTCTCCAGCAATTACCTTCAAGGACCAATTCCTAGGAACTTATCTTCAAACCTCTACCGCTTGAGGCTTGGTGGTAACAAGCTCAATGGGACCATCCCGGACACCATCGATGATGCCTTGGCCTTGGCTTATCTTGAGTTGGACAACAATCACTTGATGGGAAATATCTCTTCAGAGCTTGGAAGATGCAGGAACTTGTCCTTGTTGAATCTGGCATCGAACAATCTTCAGGGGCAAGTGCCTGATGCAATCAGTAACCTTGACAAGCTGGTAGTTCTGAAGCTTCAAATGAACAATCTCAGGGGACCTATCCCAAGTACATTTTCTGATTTAACAAATCTGAGCACTTTGAATCTTAGTCTGAATTCATTCACTGGAGAGATACCAATGGGAATTTTCAACCTTCCAAAGCTTTCCAACTTGAATTTTCAAGGGAACAAGATCAGCGGTGCCATTCCAGTTTCAGTCAGTTCATTGCCGTCTCTGATTGAACTCAATCTGGCAAATAATTCCCTCACTGGTACCATCCCAAAAATGCCGACCAGCTTGAGCGCAGTTCTCAATCTTAGTCACAACCATCTCAGTGGATCTATTCCTTCAAATATTGGTGTTTTAAAAGATTTAGAGATCCTTGACCTTTCATACAACAACTTGTCTGGTCCAGTGCCATCCTCACTTGAGGGTCTGCAGAGCTTGACACATTTGGTGCTATCTCATAATCACCTATCTGGGTCCCTTCCTGCATTTCGTTCAAGTGTGACTGTTGATAGCAGTGGAAATCCTGAGCTTACAGATGACAGGGAAAACAGTAATGACGCTCCTACTAGTGGGAAGACAAGGACACATAGTGTTGTGATTATTGTTGCTATTGTCAGTCCTCTTGTTGGACTGTGCTTGCTGGCTGCTATTATTATGCTCGCATTGTCCAAGAGGATTTATCGTGTGGAAGACGAAGGACCATCAACTGAAGTGGGTGTGTGTCAAGTCATTGACGGCCATTTCATAACAATGAGCAGTGTGCACACCTCTGGAATTGACTTTACGTATGCAATGAAAGCAGTCTCCAATCCCAACAACATATTCCTGAAGACAAGATTCTGCACCTACTACAAGGCCATGATGCCAAATGGATCAATCTACTCTGTGAAAAAGCTTGATTGGAGTGACAAGATATTCCAGGTTGGTAGCCAAGAGAAATTTGGCCATGAGCTTGAGGTACTTGGCAAGCTAAGCAATTCCAGTGTCATGGTGCCATTGGCTTATGTCTTGACAGAAGACAATGCGTACCTCCTCTATGAGCATGTGTACAAGGGCACGGTGTTCGACTTACTGCATGATGGAAGGTCACATGTTCTGGACTGGACATCACGGTATAGCATTGCTTTGGGGGTGGCCGAAGGGCTGACCTTTCTTCATGGGCGCACTCAGCCGGTTCTGCTTCTTGATCTGTCGACGAGGACTATCCACTTGAAGTCAACGAATGAGCCTCAGATTGGAGACATTGAGCTTTACAAAATTATCGATCCTTCTAAAAGTAGTGGGAGCCTTTCAACCATTGCTGGCACAGTTGGCTATATTCCACCAG AGTATGCATACACTATGAGGTTGACGATGGCCGGGAATGTTTATAGCTTTGGAGTCATTTTACTGGAGCTCTTAACAGGGAAACCATCTGTCAGTGATGGCATGGAGCTAGCCAAGTGGGCTCTCAGTCTTTCAGCTAGGCCTGAGCAAAGGGAGCAGGTCCTTGACACCAGGGTCTCAAGAACTTCACTTGGTGTTCACAGCCAGATGCTGTCAGTCCTCAATGTTGCGCTCTCCTGTGTTACTTTCTCTCCCGATGCTCGGCCGAAGATGCGCAAcgtcttgaggctgctcgccaacGCAAAGTGA